TGAATATGATGCATGTGTAGTTGTAGAAAAAGAAGGAGACCGTTTGAGTGACCTGAATTGCTTTTGGATGGCTTCGGACCCAAAACATCCTGATAATATATGGAAACGTGAGAAGTGGCGTAGCGGAATCTTTCTGAATTGTTATTCTTTGCAACTCTATTACATGGGATATGGTGGAAATTATAACTCTACTACACGCTTCCGTCGTTATGACGGCAATGAAGCAGGAATCACAGATCCCAAAGTACGCCCTGCCATACTGAAAGAATATACAGATACCGAACATTTGCTAAAAGCGAATCACTGGTATCACATTAAGATAACAAATGAAAATAATAGAGTTAGTTATTACATAGACGGCAAGAGACTGGTGGACTTCCGCGATGCCGAACCTCTGACAGAAGGATGGTTCGGCTTTCGCACCACCTTATCCCGTACCCGTATTACAAACTTCCGCTACGAATGTTTGCCATCCCAAACGTCTACTGTTCCTTTACATTGGATCGGCAATACGCCTGAACAAGACAAAGCTGTAAGTTTCGGAGTTCCTTTTGATGAAGGCTACCTATTTCCTGAAACTTCATTGCGACTAAAAACAGATAGAAATCAAGAGATTCCGGTAGATACTTGGCCATTGGCTTACTGGCCGGATGGTTCCGTGAAATGGAGCGGAGTTGCCGGAGTCATTCCTGCCGGAACAGAAAGACTGACATTAGAAAAAGCCCCCCGGAAAGCAAAAACTATCAATAAACAGCCTAATGCTTCTATTGCAATCACTGAAACGCCTGAAAATATTCAAATTGAAACAGGGCTAATTTCCGTATTTATTCCCCGACGCGGAGATTCCCTGATTGATAGCCTGTTATATAAAGGAACTAAAGTAGGAGAAAAAGCGCGTCTGATTTGTAATACTCAAAGCGAGCCGATTCAAGAAAATACATCTCAAATATCTTTTACTCATTACATAGGGGAAATAAAATCAGTAACCATAGAACGTCTGGGCGCTGTACGGGCACTTGTAAAGTTGGAAGGGATACATCGGAATAGGAAGAATAACCGTGAGTGGCTTCCTTTTGTGGTACGTCTTTATTTTTATGGTGGCAGTGAACAGATCAAAATGGTACATAGTTTCGTCTATGACGGAGATCAGGAGAAAGATTTCATTCGTAGTTTGGGTATCCGTTTCGACGTTCCTATGCGTGAAGCTCTGTATAATCGTCATATTGCTTTCTCGTGTGCAGATGGAGGAGTGTGGAGCGAGCCGGTACAACCATTGGTAGGGCGTCGCATACTCACTTTAAATAAGGCAGATAATTTAAATAAGACAGATAATAAGAAAAACAGTAATAAAAAGAAGGATGCACAACAGAAGCCAACAGATGAATCCTCCCTGCAAGAGCAGCAAATGGAAGGCAAACGTATTCCGCCTTATGAATCTTTCGATGAAAAGAACCGCTCTCTGCTCGATAACTGGGCTTCATGGAATGATTACCGTCTGTCTCAACTCACTGCCGATGCTTTCTCCATTCGTAAACGTGCCAATAACGATAATCCCTGGATAGGAACCTTTTCCGGCACACGTAGCGATGGATATACTTTTGTCGGAGATATTACCGGAGGATTAGGACTTTGTATGCATGACTTTTGGCAGTCTTATCCCTCTTCTATTGAAATCTCAGACGCACGAACCCCGGTAGCTACCCTTACCGCCTGGTTGTGGAGCCCGGAGTCCGAGCCTATGGATTTGCGGCATTATGATCGTATAGCTCATGACCTGAATGCCAGCTATGAAGATGTTCAGGAAGGCATGAGCACGCCATACGGTATTGCCCGTACCACTACGTTTACACTGATCCCACAAAGTGGTTATACCGGGAAAAAGGCTTTTGCTGATTATGCCAAACAGTTTTCTAGCCCTAGTCTGTTAATGCCAACCCCGAATTATCTTCATGCCCGCCAAGCTTTCGGGATATGGAGTCTCCCTGACCGTACCACTCCATTCCGTACTCGTGTAGAAGACCGCTTGGATGCTTATATTGACTTCTATCAGAAAGCAATCGAACAAAACAAGTGGTACGGTTTCTGGAATTATGGTGATGTAATGCACGCTTATGACCCCGTTCGTCATACCTGGCGTTACGATGTCGGAGGATTTGCCTGGGACAATACGGAACTGGCTTCTAATATGTGGCTATGGTATAATTTCCTGCGTACCGGGCGTATGGATATCTGGCGTATGGCAGAAGCTATGACGCGTCATACGGGTGAAGTGGATGTCTACCATATCGGCCCCAATGCCGGATTAGGCAGTCGGCATAATGTAAGTCATTGGGGATGCGGAGCAAAAGAAGCGCGAATCAGCCAGGCCGCCTGGAACCGTTTCTACTATTACCTTACTACGGACGAACGTTGCGGTGATTTAATGACTGAAGTGAAGGATGCCGACCACAAACTCTATGAACTGGACCCTATGCGCCTGGCCCAACCTCGCAGTGAATATCCTTGTACTGCTCCCGCTCGTTTGCGTATCGGTCCCGACTGGCTGGCTTATGCCGGTAATTGGATGACAGAATGGGAGCGCACAGGTAACACTGCTTATCGTGATAAAATAAAAGCCGGAATGAAAAGCATTGCCGCCCTGCCTAACCGCCTTTTTACCGGTCCCAAAGCTCTAGGATTTGATCCGTCAACAGGGATTATCACAACCGAATGTGACCCCAAACTGGAAACAACCAACCATTTAATGACGATTATGGGCGGATTTGAGATAGCCAATGAAATGATGCGTATGATTGATATACCCGAATGGAAAGACGCCTGGCTTGACCATGCTGCACGTTACAAGAAGAAAGCATGGGAACTTAGCCATAGCCGTTTTCGTGTTTCCCGCCTGATGGCTTACGCAGCTTATCACTTGCGTAATACCCAAATGGCTGAAGAAGCCTGGAAAGATTTGTTTACCCGGTTGGAACATACACCTGCACCGCCTTTCCGCATCACTACCATACTTCCGCCGGAAGTACCGTCTCCATTAGATGAATGTACGAGCATCAGCACGAATGATGCCGCTCTTTGGAGTCTGGATGCTATTTATATGCAGGAGGTTATTCCAATAGATAACTGAACAAGTGTAAAGTAGCACTAGTTGCCTCCCAATCTATTAATAGCAAAGTTCTTCCGCATTAAGGGTAAACTTCCTTTCCCTTACTACCAAACTTGCAATTAACTTATTGCAAACTATAAACGCAAGTTCCGTTTTTATAAATGCAAGCTTTGTTTTTATAATCAAAGGCTTCATTTATAAAAACGGAACTTGCGTTTATAGTTTACTCTTAGGCAAACAAAACTTTAGGATTAACCCAATAGAAGTTTGCAAAGGGGTAAGAGCAACTTTTCTATTAATAGATTGAGTGATAAGTAGCGTAGCCTTCCTTATATTATGCTGCTTACTTCAAATATTCCTTCAACGGACAATCTGTCTTTTTCAGCCCTTCCGCAATACTTTTCGCGTTCATGTGCGCTCCTTTCAGAGAAGTATGTGTATGGTCGTGGTTGTAGTAAGTCGCAGCTTTCTTCACACCCTTCTTTTCAAGTTTATCAGCACTGATTTTGTTCAGGTCGATAAAGTAAGCTCCGGTGGCTTCGGCAGCTTCGCGTGTCCACTTGCCAAAAGACTCAGTGTTGCGTTCTATCTTTCCGTCTTTCCATTTGTTGCGTGGTGTATGACTTAGAACGATGGGAATGGCACCTTTCTCCTGAACATCCATGATGAACTTCCGAAGATACCAGCCAAACGTATAAATTACCTGATACTTACCAGTCTTTTCCATTAGAAATACTTTGCTTTCTTCACCGGAACCACGTAATTCGGCACGGGCCTTTCCTGCATTAATATCTCCTGCATCATTATGCCCGAACTGAATGAGGACGAAATCCCCCGGTTGCAAAGCATTGTATACCTTGTCCCAGCGACCTTCATCGAGGAAAGTACGTGCACTACGTCCTGCCATCGCACGATTTTCTACAGAAATTTTATTTAGATTGAACTCGTCGGCAATTACGCTTCCCCAACCCCACATACCGTTTTTGTCTTTATCTTCATTTCGGACCGTACTGTCTCCGATAGTAAACAATACCGGACGTCCCTCTTTCCGACTGGAACCTGTCACTGTATCTTTCTCAACAGGCTTCAGATAATTGGCCAATTCCAGCCCTTCATATGCACGTATTCCGTCGGCAGCGGATTCTGCATTTACCTTAGCACCGAAAGCACTGGTGTGGATACGGTCGATATAAAACATATATTTCACCTTATTCTTGCCGAACTTTTCAAATTTGCGGGCAGTGATATCATTCAAATCAATAAAAGGAACATGCTGTTCTTCTGCCACCTGCTTTGCCCACAATCCGAAAGTTTTGTTGACACGTGTGATGATGGTGCTGTCTTTATCTTCCCAAGCATTGCGGGGAGTAAGCGAGAATAGGATAGGATGAGCACCTTTGGCTTTTACATCCTGAATGAAACGACGCATATATTCCCCGTAGGTATATACGGTTTCTTTCACTCCGGTTTCTTTGATTGTCACGTTCAGCGTGTCGTTGCCAATTCCGGGAATGGAAGCACGGGCACGTCCGCTGTCGTATGGGCCGTTGTCATTGTGCCCCAATTCGATGATAACCCAGTCTCCCGGGCGGACTCCTTTGATTACATCCGGCCATAAACGGTTATAGAAAGTACGGCTACTGGTTCCGCCCAACGCATGATTCTCTACCGTAATCCGGTTAGAGTCGAAATAATCAGCTGCATAATAGCCCCAGCCCCATTGTCCGTTATTGCCGTTTCCTAAGGTTCCGGTACGCATGGTAGAGTTACCTACCAAGAACAGAACAGGGTTGTCACCTTTCCGGCTCGAACCGGCTTCCGGTCGCGAGGTACGTGCTTTGTTCAGGCTGTCCAGCGTGTTGTCAATTACCAGATTGACATCTGCCATAGGAGCGGAAACTTTATTTTGTGCTTGCAGTTGCAAACTGAATGTAATGGCTGTCAGCCAACATATATACGGGAATAATTTGTTTTTCATGAATCTGTTTTTTTTTGAAATCCCTCACCGACCGGTGTCTAAACAGTCAGTGAGGGAACTAGCTACTAACTAACCTCTAACTAAACCTAATGAATGATTATCTTTAAACCTAATGAAAAACTGTCTATGTTATTTTAATTTATAAACTTCTGTTCCGGCAAGTAGGAAACAACCGACTCCGTAGTCTTCAAAGTCGGGCACACTCTTATAAGTAACCGGCTGTCCGTCTTTAGGCTCTTTGCCTGTTCCCTGCACATATCCCAAGAATCCGTTCGGATGTACGGCATCTTTCACCATAGCGTTCCATGCTTTTAAAAGGACGGGAAGATATTCTTTACGGTCGAGCAGTCCGTTGCGCACTCCCCAAGCCATACCGTATACAAACAGTGCTGTCCCGGAAGTCTCTTTACCTCCGAAGTTCGTCGGATCATGAAGACTCACATTCCAGAAACCATCTTCACGCTGACATTTTTTGAGTGCCTTGCTCATAGCGAGAAAATCATTTATATAATCTTGGCGATGTGTTTCATTGGCAGGGATTTCATTCAATACCCGTACAAGAGCTGCATATACCCAGCCATTTCCACGACTCCAGTAGCAATCCTCTCCATTCGGTTCTTTGTAAGGAGGATCAAAATCATGATCGCGCCACCATAGGCAATCTTTAGGATTATACATTCCGGCTTCTCCGTGCACGTTACGAGTGTAAGAATACATATCCCACATCTTATCGTAGTATTTCTGTTCACCGGTCATTTTTCCAAACTTTGCGTAGATTGGCATTGCCATCTGGATAGCGTCAATCCACCACCAATCGTTCACCTGCGGAGTGTTGACTACCATATCGATACTTGCTTTTATATTCCGGATCATATTCGGATCGGACGGACATATATTATATAAGTCAATATAAGTTTGTCCGCAACAGTGGTCGTCTGCGTTACGGGTGGTATTGCCGTTTCTCATTCCCCATTTGTGAAAATCAGCCCAATCGTAGGCATACTTATAATAATCTTCACGAGGATAAATGCCATACAGAGCCATTAATCCTTCATAATATACGCCTCTCGTCCATATATTGCTTGGACGAACTCTGCCATAGAAAGAAGGCAATGTGTAGTCGGCATACTTTTTCATAAAGTAGTCGTTTACTTTTACGATAGTCTCTAAAGTCTCTTTTTGTGCAAGTAACTCTTGTGCCATGACCGGCTTTCCTGTCATAAGACAAAGAAGAGTTGCTGTAAAGAATGAGAGTAGTGATTTCTTCATGGTGAAATAATTCTGTTTTATTAATTGGGTGTTCATTCTAATTTTCATTGGCAAAGATAAGGGACGTACTTTTCTTTTTCAATGGATTTTCGTTCAGATATATTCATTTTTGTTCACCAGGTAGTTATAATGCGGTTTAAAAGTGGGGTATATGATGATTTCTACATAGATTTGTACAATATTCTATTTTATAAGTAGGCTGTGCCGCCTACTTTTGTGTTGTAAATTAATTAACGATAAAACTATGAAATGCATAAGTGCTTTTTTAAGTTTGTGTATGATAGCTGCTTTTGTAGTGGCGCAGCCGAACTATGACTTTTCGAAATTGAAACGCGAACATTTAGGACGCGGGGTAATTGCCATCAGAGAGAATCCTTCTACCGTTGTCGTGTCTTGGCGTTATCTGTCCTCCGATCCGATGGACGAATCTTTTGATGTTTATAGAAACGGCAGAAAGTTAAACAAGCGCCCGATAAGGAATGCGACTTTCTTTCAAGATACATATAAAGGTAAGGAAGCCGTGCTTTATACCGTCAAAACTGTCAAATCGAAAAGGGAAAGCAGTTATCAGTTACCGTCCGATGCTCCGGCTGGTTATCTGAACATCCCGCTGAATCGTCCTGAAAACGGAACGACTCCCTCCGGACAAAGTTATTCTTATGCTCCTAATGATGTCAGCATTGGCGATGTGGACGGTGACGGGGAATATGAGATTATCTTGAAATGGGATCCGTCGAACGCACACGATAATTCGCATGACGGTTACACCGGAGAGGTCTACCTCGACTGTTATAAATTGAAAGGAAAACATTTGTGGCGCATCAATCTGGGACGTAATATACGTGCCGGTGCACACTACACTCAGTTTATGGTGTTTGACCTCGATGGCGATGGTAAAGCGGAAGTAGTAATGAAAACCGCCGACGGAACAGTGGACGGAAAAGGTAAAGTGATTGGAGATGCGCAAGCTGACTATCGGAATGAACAGGGACGTATTTTGACCGGACCGGAATATCTGACTGTCTTCAACGGACTGACAGGAGAAGCGATGCAAACAATTGATTACGTACCGGAAAGAGGAAACCTGATGGATTGGGGAGACAATTGTGGTAATCGTAGTGACCGCTTTTTGGCTTGCGTTGCCTATCTCGACGGTATCCATCCTAGTGTTGTGATGTGTCGTGGATATTATACCCGTACAGTATTGGCAGCATACGACTGGAATGGAAAGGAACTGAAAGAACGCTGGATTTTCGATAGTAACCACCTTGGTTGTGAAGACTATGCCGGACAAGGTAATCATAACCTTCGGGTAGGTGACGTAGATGGTGACAGATGCGATGAGATTATCTACGGCTCGTGTGCCATCGACCATAACGGCAAAGGATTGTACACAACGAAGATGGGACATGGAGACGCGATTCATCTGACTCATTTCGATCCTTCCCGCAAAGGGTTGCAAGTATGGGACTGTCACGAAAACAAGCGTGACGGAAGTACATACAGAGATGCGGCAACCGGAGAAATACTTTTCCAGATAAAAGATAGTACAGATGTCGGGCGTTGCATGGCGGCTGATATTGACCCGACCCATCCGGGCGTTGAAATGTGGTCTCTTGCTTCCGGAGGAATAAGAAATATAAAAGGAGAAGTGGTGAAAGCCGATGTCAGAGGATTGTCATGTAATATGGCTGTCTGGTGGGACGGTGATTTACTGCGCGAACTGCTGGATAGAAATATAATCAGCAAATATAATTGGAAGAAAGGAGTATGTGAGCGTATAGCCATTTTCGAAGGAGCTCTTTCCAACAACGGAACGAAGGCAACACCTTGTCTGCAAGGAGATATTGTAGGCGACTGGCGGGAAGAAGTACTGTTGCGCACAGCCGATAATACCGCTTTGCGGCTTTATGTCTCTACCATTCTCACTGATTACCGCTTCCACACCTTTTTGGAGGATCCTGTTTATCGCATCAGTATCGCTACCCAGAACGTAGCCTACAACCAGCCGACACAACTGGGATTCTACTTTGGACCGGATTTGCAGGGAACCCTATTCAGAGGATGTAAAATACCTAAAAAATAAAATATGAATATTCGTATCATAACCATTGCTTCGTTGCTGATAGCTTTGCCTGTCAGCGCACAGAAAAAGAAAACTGTAGTGAATGACTCAAACACGCCTTTGCATTTATTGCAACCTGCTTATCAGGGCACGTATGGTGATTTGACACCGGAACAGGTAAAGAAAGAGGTAGACCGTGTGTTTGCTTATATAGATAAGGAGACTCCCGCCCGTGTGGTAGACAAGAATACGGGTAAAGTGATTACCAACTATACAACGATGGGAGAGGAGGCACAACTGGAGCGTGGAGCTTTCCGTTTGGCAAGTTATGAATGGGGAGTGACCTACTCTGCCTTGATAGCGGCATCCGAAGCTACGGGCGATACACGCTATATGGATTATGTACAGAATCGTTTTCGTTTTCTGGCCGAAGTAGCACCGCATTTCAAGCGTGTTTATAAAGAAAAGGGGACAACGGACCCGCAATTGCTTCAAATCCTCACTCCGCACGCACTGGATGATGCGGGAGCCGTATGCGCAGCGATGGTGAAAGTCCGTTTGAAAGATCCCTCGCTTCCTGTGGATGAACTGATACGTAATTATTTTGATTTCATCATTAATAAAGAGTATCGTTTGGCAGATGGAACTTTTGCACGTAACCGTCCGCAACATAACACTCTTTGGCTGGATGATATGTTTATGGGTATTCCGGCAGTAGCACAAATGAGTTATTATGACAAGGAGCAAAAAGATAAATATCTGGCAGAAGCAGTGAGACAATTCCTGCAATTTGCCGACCGTATGTTTATCCCCGAAAAAGGACTGTATCGTCACGGATGGGTGGAAAGCAGTAGCGATCATCCTGCTTTTTGTTGGGCGCGCGCCAACGGTTGGGCTATGTTGACGGCTTGCGAACTGCTCGACGTTCTACCGGAAGACTATCCTCAACGTGCGAAAGTGATGGATTATTTCCGGGCTCATGTACGTGGAGTGACAGCCTTGCAAAGCGGAGAAGGACTTTGGCACCAATTGCTCGACCGGAATGATTCTTACCTGGAAACTTCCGCTACTGCAATATATGTATACTGTCTGGCACACGCCATCAATAAAGGATGGATTGACGCCATTGCTTACGGACCGGTTGCTCATCTGGGATGGCATGCCGTAGCCGGCAAGATAAATGCGGAGGGGCAAGTGGAAGGAACCTGTGTCGGTACGGGAATGGCTTTCGACC
The Bacteroides caecimuris DNA segment above includes these coding regions:
- a CDS encoding DUF6250 domain-containing protein, coding for MKKLFILLFLFITLGTNAQNNKVSGLNARQFHKYWKVESESPDYKVTFQGDTAEILSPKGLTLWRKEKMSGRVTIEYDACVVVEKEGDRLSDLNCFWMASDPKHPDNIWKREKWRSGIFLNCYSLQLYYMGYGGNYNSTTRFRRYDGNEAGITDPKVRPAILKEYTDTEHLLKANHWYHIKITNENNRVSYYIDGKRLVDFRDAEPLTEGWFGFRTTLSRTRITNFRYECLPSQTSTVPLHWIGNTPEQDKAVSFGVPFDEGYLFPETSLRLKTDRNQEIPVDTWPLAYWPDGSVKWSGVAGVIPAGTERLTLEKAPRKAKTINKQPNASIAITETPENIQIETGLISVFIPRRGDSLIDSLLYKGTKVGEKARLICNTQSEPIQENTSQISFTHYIGEIKSVTIERLGAVRALVKLEGIHRNRKNNREWLPFVVRLYFYGGSEQIKMVHSFVYDGDQEKDFIRSLGIRFDVPMREALYNRHIAFSCADGGVWSEPVQPLVGRRILTLNKADNLNKTDNKKNSNKKKDAQQKPTDESSLQEQQMEGKRIPPYESFDEKNRSLLDNWASWNDYRLSQLTADAFSIRKRANNDNPWIGTFSGTRSDGYTFVGDITGGLGLCMHDFWQSYPSSIEISDARTPVATLTAWLWSPESEPMDLRHYDRIAHDLNASYEDVQEGMSTPYGIARTTTFTLIPQSGYTGKKAFADYAKQFSSPSLLMPTPNYLHARQAFGIWSLPDRTTPFRTRVEDRLDAYIDFYQKAIEQNKWYGFWNYGDVMHAYDPVRHTWRYDVGGFAWDNTELASNMWLWYNFLRTGRMDIWRMAEAMTRHTGEVDVYHIGPNAGLGSRHNVSHWGCGAKEARISQAAWNRFYYYLTTDERCGDLMTEVKDADHKLYELDPMRLAQPRSEYPCTAPARLRIGPDWLAYAGNWMTEWERTGNTAYRDKIKAGMKSIAALPNRLFTGPKALGFDPSTGIITTECDPKLETTNHLMTIMGGFEIANEMMRMIDIPEWKDAWLDHAARYKKKAWELSHSRFRVSRLMAYAAYHLRNTQMAEEAWKDLFTRLEHTPAPPFRITTILPPEVPSPLDECTSISTNDAALWSLDAIYMQEVIPIDN
- a CDS encoding rhamnogalacturonan acetylesterase — encoded protein: MKNKLFPYICWLTAITFSLQLQAQNKVSAPMADVNLVIDNTLDSLNKARTSRPEAGSSRKGDNPVLFLVGNSTMRTGTLGNGNNGQWGWGYYAADYFDSNRITVENHALGGTSSRTFYNRLWPDVIKGVRPGDWVIIELGHNDNGPYDSGRARASIPGIGNDTLNVTIKETGVKETVYTYGEYMRRFIQDVKAKGAHPILFSLTPRNAWEDKDSTIITRVNKTFGLWAKQVAEEQHVPFIDLNDITARKFEKFGKNKVKYMFYIDRIHTSAFGAKVNAESAADGIRAYEGLELANYLKPVEKDTVTGSSRKEGRPVLFTIGDSTVRNEDKDKNGMWGWGSVIADEFNLNKISVENRAMAGRSARTFLDEGRWDKVYNALQPGDFVLIQFGHNDAGDINAGKARAELRGSGEESKVFLMEKTGKYQVIYTFGWYLRKFIMDVQEKGAIPIVLSHTPRNKWKDGKIERNTESFGKWTREAAEATGAYFIDLNKISADKLEKKGVKKAATYYNHDHTHTSLKGAHMNAKSIAEGLKKTDCPLKEYLK
- a CDS encoding glycoside hydrolase family 88 protein, which gives rise to MKKSLLSFFTATLLCLMTGKPVMAQELLAQKETLETIVKVNDYFMKKYADYTLPSFYGRVRPSNIWTRGVYYEGLMALYGIYPREDYYKYAYDWADFHKWGMRNGNTTRNADDHCCGQTYIDLYNICPSDPNMIRNIKASIDMVVNTPQVNDWWWIDAIQMAMPIYAKFGKMTGEQKYYDKMWDMYSYTRNVHGEAGMYNPKDCLWWRDHDFDPPYKEPNGEDCYWSRGNGWVYAALVRVLNEIPANETHRQDYINDFLAMSKALKKCQREDGFWNVSLHDPTNFGGKETSGTALFVYGMAWGVRNGLLDRKEYLPVLLKAWNAMVKDAVHPNGFLGYVQGTGKEPKDGQPVTYKSVPDFEDYGVGCFLLAGTEVYKLK
- a CDS encoding rhamnogalacturonan lyase, which gives rise to MKCISAFLSLCMIAAFVVAQPNYDFSKLKREHLGRGVIAIRENPSTVVVSWRYLSSDPMDESFDVYRNGRKLNKRPIRNATFFQDTYKGKEAVLYTVKTVKSKRESSYQLPSDAPAGYLNIPLNRPENGTTPSGQSYSYAPNDVSIGDVDGDGEYEIILKWDPSNAHDNSHDGYTGEVYLDCYKLKGKHLWRINLGRNIRAGAHYTQFMVFDLDGDGKAEVVMKTADGTVDGKGKVIGDAQADYRNEQGRILTGPEYLTVFNGLTGEAMQTIDYVPERGNLMDWGDNCGNRSDRFLACVAYLDGIHPSVVMCRGYYTRTVLAAYDWNGKELKERWIFDSNHLGCEDYAGQGNHNLRVGDVDGDRCDEIIYGSCAIDHNGKGLYTTKMGHGDAIHLTHFDPSRKGLQVWDCHENKRDGSTYRDAATGEILFQIKDSTDVGRCMAADIDPTHPGVEMWSLASGGIRNIKGEVVKADVRGLSCNMAVWWDGDLLRELLDRNIISKYNWKKGVCERIAIFEGALSNNGTKATPCLQGDIVGDWREEVLLRTADNTALRLYVSTILTDYRFHTFLEDPVYRISIATQNVAYNQPTQLGFYFGPDLQGTLFRGCKIPKK
- a CDS encoding glycoside hydrolase family 105 protein — translated: MNIRIITIASLLIALPVSAQKKKTVVNDSNTPLHLLQPAYQGTYGDLTPEQVKKEVDRVFAYIDKETPARVVDKNTGKVITNYTTMGEEAQLERGAFRLASYEWGVTYSALIAASEATGDTRYMDYVQNRFRFLAEVAPHFKRVYKEKGTTDPQLLQILTPHALDDAGAVCAAMVKVRLKDPSLPVDELIRNYFDFIINKEYRLADGTFARNRPQHNTLWLDDMFMGIPAVAQMSYYDKEQKDKYLAEAVRQFLQFADRMFIPEKGLYRHGWVESSSDHPAFCWARANGWAMLTACELLDVLPEDYPQRAKVMDYFRAHVRGVTALQSGEGLWHQLLDRNDSYLETSATAIYVYCLAHAINKGWIDAIAYGPVAHLGWHAVAGKINAEGQVEGTCVGTGMAFDPAFYYYRPVNVYAAHGYGPVLWAGAEMIRLLKNQYPQMNDSAVQYYQVKQKTTAPIFAIDTEEKKD